In Tachysurus fulvidraco isolate hzauxx_2018 chromosome 1, HZAU_PFXX_2.0, whole genome shotgun sequence, a single window of DNA contains:
- the LOC113644112 gene encoding uncharacterized protein LOC113644112 isoform X2, with translation MYLSRLLMPWDFFLFLLINFFSGDCHKLHQGQLCKAACSVSWNMQKGQRHTYRYSTTIISSMKGTMSEGSQLAFDCVVDIDTLPGCPDMLLRLRNPQIKQSSPKKENSVLRLKNIREALEKKPLRFLLQRGKVTALCPQGSEQVWVLNIKRAILSMLQTSHSGRVRETVKETDIYGTCISSYELKGTSLVKIRHLQQCLQDRVNDFWQNSVPLKEDRTVNASLKCTQLYGSTMMDKVNCTETVVLVPQSGSLDTAQTSTVSTLTLLRTLDGIQVDAGLHDEGYLTDLEFDMEAVKPSQRGSRLVQELSNTVRKICAQSADQQQQSDLFLSLALQLRTLTIQQLNEVWQEVSFKCLDDWQPLLEALPTCGSEACIQFITNLILNKEIGQDHINSFFSTVTFASHPTSSMISHISSLLKLPLIRPKTLLAVSSLVRRFCLRERTPCIQIPEVEQLVQFLKEDLRQSCEGQDPLPMTELLHVLKAMENIGLPDFIPQLKICIHNHSVPVELRLAVVQAFRHIPCHRKRGVLAWTYQQLQENVEIRIAAYQQLMYCPDQEVFRIIKETLSNETSTQVGSFVWSHLFNILKTEDPLKKDLMESLPHDIISKDFEAEPWKYSSHMDFTMDTGAAILNTEGALVFSPMSFLPRSAMANLTAYMLGRSFNILEVSFRMENAESFLLSMFEGQRASINKSPVDQTLSTSRGGKKQKRNEARWSSQQESANQNEDCNSNILSSIKSKFTGKRKIHNEFQCWINVKMFGNDLTFMTCNELLGKLREVSLSVTGFTVKLLKGQEVKLNHRAIVLAEELVLPSLSGLPIKLNINMSSFYSLWVKGNANFKDWSQFSLAGYVKPKAFVDISARMGVDGAFGRVGLEWVTQFRTSTTLDGGIYVHNGQSLKTVLNTPDDVMDILSFSFRMYRISGETREELTPRNLKEKTTCSPKSWSKMLGWQLCTDVTYPVLLMGKSFPPPGPMIFTLRLQKLDRVLQKYLLEAAYAFVPQQNSWIPHEANILIFLGTPQSTIPRDISLDFNLNPQRLFLKIVHPLKSILIQGQFDELNGQRSGKAEILIDDKYHYYIKGLIETLSLSAEKRTLYQLEAKFAADGHPAILSANVTHGLNRKINISAKLRNVFIKDASFSVQIERRQDEGKRQYSVDAGLLLPYLLSTRIIGLLEHRGLEWTSGLRIRYGVQDDSENMQECHISQKLRHEVKPVEKHYGTTVEHEVQCSHMAIINHRIQMQHERSPFHIQSSFDLSYGNHWNQGSNKQRVLLSQSIRNQSGQSLNSYSLEFNLRIPDKGLNCRTQFLYSRQKRRQSEMSTHLKVNYNDQIPLVAGLHWKDMSAKSSLRKWEGSLNMDTPWLYVYTAHKLSQLQHGTSQFTSEITTRKMFTISNLMLDGLYRERGRDREGHIYIFTPTVSYLKVGGYITSGKRRVNASCSMSTAWMPNLRGEISLGNGKELKTLDMSTGYGKENLNISASLNIVDKKLKKKFLMMTITLSDLNSSYLELDIGGRVEEMRKDVNLYQKRWVLHFRQPFKFLPQSLHLQKTFTIDRYKGIYIFESKLLLSDNRKAIHVLTLGFQPQQFQPYVCSSLINSFNLKNIPQDMEICISIYKNQTMQLLQGRMLIAKKEKALILGQVQLYGEDSSQQSVVIKVNYTQLLQLKIPSSVTSDFEVMKSYRTSKDFKYITKANVVIDDKDYDAYLTLEKTPSGIISSSVYLRSDGKLNAMLAVSLANAIRKSTHMVDFNLSFQQTLFTPVITDLHLHLSANASSDSFFVLCALRKSDEMFQAQINAALEHSPRLRLSLLGDLNVSKSGISVLPHVFSLAGLLDQGKGLTEGHLTLMADHAIYRVEMRHATSRLKEEMNGSESAWICVLAQEKSLSMNISRIFIQHGQNTLQAQLYHSFLWLLSAGIPFTTSAMVHVQQSKSGLSAELVLHAGNQDLKLMLQRRLYNSTETPGHLLVNCMGRIGLDNLLGYCYSEVLNQSLRTEIHANLSDSMHILQENQGTMSLLLKLLGHHLTPSTGLVVNVQHNISSLQPYVPFGFDTKSQLNRSSSSVKAAAELTIDKQVMRFKGQASQTKLGFKQVFELYHSLPQLISVPTSLLVKTGYVGHNGSRILTHHTQWIDENSPDPTGLQQWQSREIDEFGPQTRGWELEVRLENENQAKQAKVVIDWDLTGAQEQIQATGSWNSSGGQNEAVLELKQPFTSVLKHVHLQVLSHKRELGHGRNNQLHFSWDHGTPMNVSVTVNNRSHEDFSMTQACFFVSPGQMRSVLPLVEAHGCASMAQEGKCSFSQGAELKWGDKRILQSMRYQKTDRGMYTVQMETSAQNISPGPCSSHTLRAQIQSNLKDVLEHHILLGLCAPQPALSWSGSHRVNLGKDLLYSHTSVSLSDQTQNCALVLALRNTSSAQRSHYSLLTEWKMGNWSVEFGGNVHSASRNSVLQVQAKFDRSEHIWLQTTLGKRCLQVAAGYAGDSSDDLRMTLCLEGNHWFTFKSQRGGSGIENETLALISMGAVDRGLVFRAKGCEACLAATEARLQQLGMHIKKRLLQRVQRLHHLLLDFRRQTGGNEPMQELSHSILHMMRRAENLLLQKGQMPWDLWTSGSIRHVFTHSLPRTLQILQHMSQLVQQELKKPLATLAGAYHDVAGKRLDVMWHGLLDMWSRELKQMLPAALHNHHLRTPTITAIRTAVATLDMVMQHTVQWAESRLSMMLVGFRRQLAFIYKFSERDGEVTVSLPVPHNPSTKRSVVSIAEAIVEEFLMKPLLSLNSASITAELYRMKRKLMDSPFNHQSILVADGFVVSFDGRVSNIPRSCDLVLAADVTKNTFAIILKSDGTEKRRSLTIQLQNSTVMVRPKEQMEVDCRSVHTPFVNSDVTVTRELNLLTVSNRRGLLVTCDPSLSTCSVTLDGWLHGRSSGLLGTNDNEVGNDYLLPNGSQARSMDEFTQGWNTGSNCASAESESCTNHTAANMFCSLFFSSTMSPLSSCFRVVDPEQFLTICERSRCDAVAATSNSVCKLALAYVQLCHRNYIPLELPRQCA, from the exons CTGAGAAATCCACAAATAAAGCAAAGCTCCCCTAAAAAGGAAAACTCTGTTCTACGCTTGAAAAACATACG AGAGGCGCTGGAGAAGAAGCCCCTGCGGTTCCTGCTTCAGAGGGGAAAGGTCACAGCCTTGTGCCCGCAGGGAAGCGAGCAGGTGTGGGTTCTGAACATCAAGAGAGCCATACTGAGCATGCTCCAGACCTCCCACTCCGGACGGGTCAGAGAGACCGTGAAAGAG ACTGATATATATGGGACATGCATCAGTTCCTATGAGCTGAAGGGCACTTCACTAGTGAAGATACGACATCTGCAGCAATGCCTCCAGGACAGAGTGAATGATTTTTGGCAGAATTCTGTCCCTCTCAAAGAAGACAGG ACAGTGAACGCCAGCCTCAAATGTACCCAACTCTATGGCTCAACCATGATGGACAAGGTGAACTGCACTGAGACAGTGGTACTTGTACCTCAGTCAGGGTCACTAGATACGGCCCAGACTAGCACCGTCTCAACCCTGACTCTTTTGAGAACCCTGGATGGGATACAAGTAGATGCAG GGTTGCATGATGAAGGTTATTTGACTGATTTGGAATTTGATATGGAAGCTGTGAAACCAAGCCAAAGGGGATCACGCTTGGTTCAGGAGCTTTCTAACACAGTGAGGAAGATTTGCGCTCAATCTGCAGACCAGCAACAG CAATCAGATCTGTTTCTTAGTCTGGCCCTCCAGTTGAGAACTTTGACTATCCAGCAGCTGAATGAAGTCTGGCAAGAAGTGTCCTTCAAATGCCTTGATGACTG GCAGCCTTTGCTAGAGGCACTACCAACGTGTGGGTCTGAAGCATGCATCCAGTTCATAACAAATCTCATCCTGAACAAGGAGATTGGTCAGGATCACATCAACTCCTTCTTTAGCACTGTCACATTTGCTTCCCATCCTACCTCATCAATGATCAGCCATATCAGT TCTCTGCTGAAACTTCCTTTGATTCGTCCAAAGACTTTACTCGCTGTTTCATCACTTGTCCGCCGCTTCTGCCTAAGGGAACGGACTCCATGTATTCAGATCCCTGAGGTTGAACAGCTTGTGCAGTTTCTGAAGGAGGATCTAAGACAAAGCTGTGAAGGGCAAGACCCCTTACCAATGACAGAG CTGCTACATGTTTTAAAAGCGATGGAGAACATAGGTTTGCCTGATTTCATTCCTCAATTGAAAATTTGTATTCACAACCACTCTGTACCTGTAGAGCTTCGATTAGCTGTTGTTCAGGCCTTCAGACACATCCCATGCCATAGAAAG CGAGGAGTTCTTGCTTGGACATACCAACAGCTTCAAGAAAATGTGGAGATTAGGATTGCTGCATATCAGCAGCTTATGTACTGTCCTGACCAGGAGGTGTTCAGGATCATAAAAGAGACCTTAAGCAATGAAACATCTACCCAAG TTGGATCTTTTGTATGGAGCCATCTCTTCAACATCCTTAAAACCGAAGACCCTCTGAAGAAAGACCTAATGGAGTCACTGCCACATGACATCATCAGTAAAGACTTTGAGGCTGAACCATGGAAGTATTCATCACACATGGACTTCACAATGGATACTG GAGCGGCAATCCTCAATACTGAGGGAGCTTTGGTTTTCTCCCCAATGTCCTTTCTGCCACGTTCAGCAATGGCCAATCTGACAGCTTACATGTTGGGCAgatcatttaatattttagag GTTTCTTTCAGGATGGAAAATGCAGAATCTTTTCTCTTGAGCATGTTTGAAGGTCAGCGTGCTTCTATTAATAAAAGTCCTGTAGATCAAACACTATCTACATCAcgtgggggaaaaaagcagaaaagaaatgagGCCAGGTGGTCTAGCCAACAAGAAAGTGCAAATCAGAATGAAGACTGCAATTCCAACATCTTAAGTTCTATCAAGTCAAAG TTCACAGGAAAGAGGAAAATCCACAATGAGTTTCAATGCTGGATTAATGTGAAGATGTTTGGTAATGATCTCACATTCATGACCTGCAACGAACTGCTTGGCAAATTGAGAGAGGTCTCACTTAGTGTAACTGGTTTCACTGTGAAGCTTCTGAAG GGACAGGAGGTTAAGTTAAACCACAGGGCAATTGTGCTGGCAGAAGAACTTGTCTTACCATCACTTTCAGGGCTGCCCATCAAGCTGAACATCAACATGTCCTCTTTTTATTCACTCTGGGTGAAGGGTAATGCTAACTTTAAGGATTGGTCTCAGTTCTCTTTGGCTGGATATGTTAAACCAAA GGCATTTGTTGACATCTCAGCAAGAATGGGAGTAGATGGAGCTTTTGGTCGAGTCGGACTGGAGTGGGTCACCCAATTCAGAACATCCACCACCTTGGATGGCGGCATCTATGTGCACAACGGTCAAAGTCTGAAGACAGTTCTCAACACACCTGATGATGTCATGGACATTTTGTCTTTTAG TTTCAGAATGTATCGCATAAGTGGAGAAACTAGAGAAGAGCTCACACCAAGAAATCTGAAAGAGAAGACTACCTGTTCTCCCAAATCAT GGTCAAAGATGCTTGGATGGCAATTATGCACTGATGTCACCTACCCAGTGTTGCTGATGGGAAAAAGTTTTCCACCTCCTGGCCCAATGATCTTTACCTTGAGGCTACAAAAACTGGACAGAGTTCTCCAAAAGTACCTTCTAGAAGCAGCTTATGCCTTTGTTCCCCAG CAAAACTCCTGGATTCCACATGAAGCCAATATCCTCATCTTCCTTGGAACCCCACAATCCACTATACCCCGAGATATATCTTTGGACTTCAATCTCAATCCTCAGAGGCTATTTCTTAAAATTGTTCACCCCCTGAAATCCATTCTTATTCAAG GGCAATTTGATGAACTGAATGGTCAGAGGTCAGGAAAGGCTGAAATACTAATAGATGACAAGTACCATTATTATATAAAG GGATTGATAGAGACTCTGAGTCTTTCAGCAGAAAAGAGAACACTATACCAACTGGAGGCCAAGTTTGCAGCAGATGGGCATCCAGCCatactttctgctaatgtcacacacgggCTCAACAGGAAGATCAACATCTCTGCAAAATTGAGAAATGTCTTCATTAAGGATGCTTCCTTTTCAG TGCAGATTGAGCGGAGGCAGGATGAAGGCAAGAGGCAGTATTCAGTAGATGCAGGGCTACTGCTGCCTTACTTACTTAGCACCAGGATAATTGGACTACTCGAACACAGGGGCTTGGAGTGGACCTCTGGCTTGAGGATCAGATATGGGGTGCAAG atgATTCAGAAAACATGCAAGAGTGCCACATATCTCAAAAACTTAGACATGAGGTCAAGCCAGTTGAGAAGCACTATGGCACGACAGTAGAGCATGAGGTTCAGTGTTCCCACATGGCAATAATCAACCACAGG ATTCAGATGCAACATGAAAGGAGCCCCTTTCACATCCAGTCTTCATTTGACCTGAGCTATGGCAATCACTGGAACCAAGGTAGCAACAAACAAAGAGTCCTGTTGAGTCAGTCCATCAGGAACCAGTCTGGACAGAGTCTTAACAGTTATTCTCTAGAG TTTAACTTACGAATCCCAGACAAAGGACTAAATTGCAGGACTCAGTTCCTGTACTCCCGCCAGAAAAGAAGGCAGTCTGAGATGAGCACCCATCTGAAGGTCAATTATAATGACCAGATTCCTCTAGTGGCTGGGCTTCATTGGAAAGATATGTCTGCAAAATCTTCATTAAGGAAATGGGAAG GGTCCTTAAACATGGACACACCATGGCTGTATGTCTACACGGCTCATAAGTTATCTCAGCTCCAGCATGGCACTTCCCAGTTCACTTCTGAAATTACAACCCGTAAGATGTTTACAATTAGCAACTTGATGCTGGATGGTCTCTACAGGGAGAggggcagagacagagagggacacatatatatattcacaccaACAGTCAGCTATCTGAAG GTTGGTGGCTACATTACATCGGGAAAACGTAGAGTTAATGCCTCATGTTCTATGAGTACAGCTTGGATGCCAAACCTGAGAGGTGAGATTTCACTGGGGAATGGAAAAGAGTTAAAGACTCTAGATATGAGCACCGGCTATGGCAaggagaacctcaacatctccGCAAGCCTCAACATTGTAGATAAG AAGCTTAAGAAGAAGTTTTTGATGATGACTATAACTCTATCAGACTTAAACAGTTCTTACCTTGAGCTGGATATTGGTGGTAGAGTGGAAGAGATGAGGAAGGATGTGAACTTGTATCAAAAACGATGGGTACTGCACTTCAG GCAGCCTTTTAAGTTCCTTCCACAAAGTCTACACCTTCAGAAGACATTCACCATTGATCGCTATAAAGGAATCTACATATTTGAGTCAAAGCTGTTGCTCAGTGACAACAGAAAAGCTATTCACGTGCTGACTCTTGGATTTCAACCACAGCAATTTCAACCATAT GTGTGCTCCTCCCTGATTAATTCCTTTAACTTGAAAAATATCCCACAAGACATGGAAATTTGCATTAGCATCTACAAAAACCAG ACAATGCAACTGCTGCAAGGGAGGATGCTAATCGCTAAAAAGGAGAAGGCACTGATTCTGGGTCAGGTCCAACTTTATGGTGAAGATTCTTCTCAGCAAAGTGTTGTAATCAAAGTCAACTACACTCAGCTGCTACAG TTAAAAATTCCCTCCTCTGTAACGTCTGATTTTGAGGTGATGAAAAGTTACAGGACAAGTAAAGACTTTAAATACATCACAAAAGCAAATGTGGTCATCGATGATAAGGACTATGAT GCATATTTGACACTAGAGAAGACTCCCTCTGGAATTATTAGCAGTTCTGTATATCTGAGGTCTGATGGCAAGTTAAATGCTATGCTAGCTGTTTCTCTGGCTAATGCTATACGAAAGAGCACTCACATGGTCGACTTCAACCTCAGCTTTCAGCAAACTTTATTTACGCCGGTCATAACAGACCTCCACCTTCATCTCAGTGCAAACGCTTCCTCAGACAG TTTCTTTGTCTTGTGTGCACTGAGGAAGAGTGATGAGATGTTTCAGGCTCAGATAAATGCAGCCCTAGAGCACAGCCCTAGACTCCGGTTGTCTCTTTTAGGGGACTTGAATGTCTCAAAGTCTGGCATTTCAGTCCTGCCACATGTCTTCAGCTTAGCAGGGCTCCTGGATCAGGGAAAGGGTCTGACTGAGG GACACTTGACGTTAATGGCAGACCATGCTATATATCGTGTGGAGATGAGACATGCAACGTCTAGGCTTAAAGAGGAAATGAATGGGTCTGAAAGTGCCTGGATTTGTGTCCTGGCTCAGGAGAAGTCACTCAGCATGAACATTAGCAGGATCTTTATACAGCATGGACAGAATACTCTCCAAGCTCAACTCTATCACTCTTTTTTGTGGCTGCTCTCCGCGG GAATCCCATTTACCACCAGTGCCATGGTGCATGTGCAGCAGAGTAAAAGTGGTCTGTCTGCTGAGCTTGTGCTCCATGCTGGAAACCAAGATCTGAAGCTCATGCTGCAGAGAAGACTATACAATTCTACAGAAACTCCAGGGCACTTACTG GTGAACTGCATGGGGAGGATTGGCTTGGACAACCTGCTGGGCTACTGCTACTCAGAGGTGCTGAATCAGTCGCTGAGG acagagatacatGCTAATCTGTCAGATTCCATGCACATTCTGCAAGAAAACCAAGGAACCATGTCGTTGCTACTTAAGCTCCTGGGACACCACCTAACGCCCAG CACTGGCCTGGTGGTTAATGTTCAACACAACATCTCTTCTCTACAACCTTATGTTCCATTTGGGTTTGACACCAAGTCACAG CTGAATCGATCATCTTCTTCGGTTAAGGCAGCAGCAGAGTTAACGATTGACAAACAGGTGATGCGTTTTAAAGGACAGGCTTCACAGACAAAGCTCGGATTCAAGCAAGTGTTCGAGCTTTACCACTCGTTACCTCAG TTGATTTCAGTTCCCACAAGTCTTTTAGTAAAGACAGGGTATGTTGGGCACAATGGATCACGcatcctcacacaccacacacagtggATAGATGAAAACTCACCTGATCCTACAGGGCTACAGCAATGGCAATCGAGAGAGATAG ATGAATTTGGGCCTCAGACTCGGGGATGGGAGCTGGAGGTGAGACTTGAGAATGAAAATCAGGCCAAACAGGCCAAAGTGGTCATTGACTGGGATCTGACTGGAGCACAGGAGCAG ATACAAGCTACGGGTTCTTGGAACTCTTCAGGCGGACAGAACGAGGCTGTGCTCGAGCTTAAACAACCTTTTACGTCCGTTCTCAAACACGTACACCTGCAAGTGCTGTCACATAAACGGGAACTAGGACATGGCAGGAACAATCAG CTCCATTTTTCCTGGGATCATGGAACGCCCATGAATGTCTCTGTAACAGTAAATAACCGGAGCCACGAGGACTTCAGCATGACGcaggcttgtttttttgtttcaccCGGACAG ATGCGGTCAGTTCTCCCTCTTGTGGAAGCCCACGGCTGCGCCTCCATGGCACAAGAAGGCAAATGTTCCTTCTCTCAAGGTGCAGAACTCAAGTGGGGGGACAAGAGAATTCTGCAAAGCATGAGATATCAG AAAACTGACAGAGGAATGTACACTGTCCAGATGGAAACTTCAGCCCAGAACATCTCGCCTGGTCCATGTTCTTCTCATACACTCCGGGCTCAGATACAGTCTAACCTTAAAGATGTCCTGGAACATCATATCCTTCTAGGGCTCTGTGCGCCACaacct GCTCTGTCTTGGTCAGGTTCTCACCGAGTGAACCTGGGGAAGGATTTGCTGTACAGCCACACCAGTGTGTCGCTATCTGACCAAACCCAGAACTGCGCATTGGTTTTGGCGCTCAGGAACACCAGCAGTGCTCAACGCAGCCACTACTCCCTGCTCACTGAG TGGAAAATGGGAAACTGGAGTGTTGAGTTTGGAGGAAATGTGCATTCCGCAAGCAGGAACTCTGTGCTGCAGGTTCAGGCGAAATTTGACCGCAGTGAGCACATCTGGCTGCAGACCACACTGGGAAAGCGCTGTTTACAAGTTGCTGCTGGATATGCCGGTG ATTCTTCTGATGACCTCCGGATGACCCTCTGCTTGGAAGGAAACCACTGGTTCACCTTTAAGTCCCAAAGAGGAGGCAGTGGCATTGAGAATGAGACATTAGCACTAATCTCAATGGGAGCGGTGGATCGCGGCCTGGTCTTTCGCGCCAAAGGATGTGAGGCATGCTTAGCTGCGACAGAG GCACGACTGCAGCAATTAGGCATGCACATTAAGAAGAGACTGCTGCAGAGAGTCCAAAGGCTGCACCATCTTCTTCTGGACTTCAGGAGACAG ACCGGAGGAAATGAGCCCATGCAGGAGCTGAGCCACTCGATCCTGCACATGATGCGCCGAGCTGAAAACCTGCTTCTTCAGAAAGGGCAGATGCCGTGGGACCTCTGGACGTCTGGGTCTATCCGTCACGTGTTCACTCACAGCCTGCCCCGAACACTTCAGATTCTACAGCACATGTCTCAACTCGTACAACAAGAGCTGAAAA AGCCGCTAGCTACTCTTGCTGGAGCATACCATGACGTTGCGGGAAAGCGTCTGGACGTGATGTGGCACGGCTTACTGGACATGTGGAGTCGAGAACTGAAGCAGATGCTGCCTGCAGCTCTTCATAATCACCACCTGAGGACGCCAACAATAACTGCAATCCGCACCGCCGTCGCCACACTGGACATG gtcATGCAGCACACAGTCCAGTGGGCTGAGTCCAGATTGTCCATGATGTTAGTAGGCTTTAGAAGACAGCTTGCTTTCATTTACAAGTTCTCTGAAAG GGATGGGGAAGTGACAGTGAGTCTTCCTGTACCACATAATCCGTCGACAAAGCGGTCAGTGGTCAGCATAGCAGAAGCCATTGTGGAGGAGTTCCTCATGAAGCCTCTGCTCTCACTTAATTCAGCCAGCATCACAGCTGAGCTCTACAGGATGAAGAGGAAACTGATGGACAGTCCTTTCAATC ATCAATCAATTCTTGTGGCAGATGGATTTGTTGTTTCGTTCGACGGACGAGTCTCGAATATACCACGTTCCTGTGACCTTGTCTTAGCTGCTGATGTCACCAAGAACACATTTgcaatcattttaaaatctgatGGAACAGAAAAGCGGCGTTCCCTCACGATACAACTGCAAAACAGTACCGTTATGGTCCGTCCAAAAGAACAG ATGGAAGTGGATTGCCGTAGTGTACACACACCCTTTGTTAATTCTGATGTGACTGTGACCAGAGAGCTGAACCTCCTTACAGTGTCTAATAGAAGAGGATTACTGGTGACATGTGACCCCTCTCTAAGCACATGCAGTGTAACTCTTGATGGATGGCTGCATG GCAGATCCAGTGGACTTCTCGGAACCAATGATAACGAGGTGGGAAATGACTATTTATTGCCAAATGGCTCACAGGCCCGCAGCATGGACGAGTTTACGCAAGGATGGAAT ACGGGTTCAAACTGTGCGAGTGCGGAATCTGAGTCCTGCACGAATCACACGGCAGCCAACATGTTCTGTTcgcttttcttctcctccacaaTGTCTCCTCTCAGCTCCTGCTTCAGAGTG GTAGACCCTGAGCAGTTCCTCACCATATGTGAAAGGAGCCGGTGTGATGCTGTAGCTGCTACCAGCAACTCTGTGTGCAAGCTGGCATTAGCATATGTTCAGTTGTGCCACAGAAACTATATTCCTCTCGAGTTACCCAGACAGTGCG caTAA